In a single window of the Desulfobacterales bacterium genome:
- a CDS encoding quinone oxidoreductase has product MPNAIRIYETGGPEVLRWEADDPGSPSAGEALVRHEAVGLNFIDVYHRTGIYPLPELPAVPGMEGAGIVEAIGEGVTEIAVGDRVAYAGLPPGAYSEVRRMPADRLVQLPDAITCEQGAAMMLQGMTARYLLRGCYDVKASTTLLIHAAAGGVGLIVCQWARHLGATVIGTVGSQEKAELAGAHGCQHPILYNQEDFAERTREITAGKGVDVVYDSVGQATFMKSLDCLRPLGMMVSFGQASGLVPPFDPGLLSAKGSLFLTRPTLMAYTAEREALLEHARDLFDVIENGAVKVEVRQTYPLAEADRAHQDLEARKTTGSTVLLP; this is encoded by the coding sequence ATGCCTAATGCCATCAGAATTTATGAAACCGGGGGGCCGGAGGTGCTGCGCTGGGAAGCCGATGATCCCGGCTCACCGTCAGCAGGAGAGGCTTTGGTGCGGCATGAGGCCGTGGGATTGAATTTTATCGATGTCTATCATCGCACCGGCATATATCCGCTGCCCGAGCTTCCGGCGGTTCCGGGAATGGAGGGCGCGGGAATCGTGGAGGCCATCGGCGAAGGTGTGACCGAAATTGCCGTCGGAGATCGCGTGGCCTATGCCGGCCTGCCGCCGGGCGCCTATTCCGAAGTGCGACGCATGCCGGCTGATCGGCTGGTTCAGCTGCCGGATGCCATAACCTGCGAACAGGGTGCGGCCATGATGCTGCAAGGCATGACTGCCCGTTACCTGCTGCGGGGCTGCTATGACGTCAAGGCCAGCACCACCCTGTTAATTCATGCGGCCGCCGGCGGGGTTGGATTAATTGTATGTCAATGGGCCCGTCATCTGGGGGCCACGGTCATCGGCACTGTCGGATCACAGGAAAAGGCCGAACTGGCCGGTGCCCATGGCTGCCAGCATCCGATTCTGTATAATCAGGAGGATTTTGCCGAACGCACCCGCGAGATCACCGCGGGCAAAGGGGTGGATGTGGTTTACGATTCAGTGGGCCAGGCCACCTTCATGAAGTCGCTGGATTGCCTGCGGCCCTTGGGCATGATGGTCAGCTTCGGCCAGGCCTCGGGGCTGGTGCCGCCGTTTGATCCCGGTTTGTTATCGGCTAAAGGGTCGTTATTTTTAACCCGTCCTACCCTGATGGCCTATACGGCCGAGCGTGAGGCCCTATTGGAACATGCACGTGACCTGTTTGACGTTATCGAAAACGGTGCGGTCAAAGTTGAGGTTCGACAGACCTATCCGTTGGCGGAGGCCGACCGGGCCCATCAGGATCTGGAAGCCCGTAAAACCACGGGCTCGACGGTTTTATTGCCTTAA